From Malassezia restricta chromosome VIII, complete sequence, the proteins below share one genomic window:
- a CDS encoding translation initiation factor eIF-2B subunit gamma has translation MVLPTPSLHAQRFQPVIFSDEGTNLYPLCDSMDETMPKALVPVMNRPMIAFPLQWLVSAGFRTCLLVAPVAQHAAFYDALRSLYLVPSSSDREAEQAEQAATQVALGSSSASNVSVTFGSSTSSVLSGTGALVDPQPSMPVMHVELVPYGPKPGELVRSVREPSKSVSRTRWGTAQLLYWLAATRQLTQDPLVVPVDLMAVHMPLSNFLMAHLGAVPDVPTVSCLLYERSASEGAGKERERDGPANLFVAYDRRPLRSHEGIRSQRHGAKDTLHIHEPLFLMDSDDVYDKNASDLELRMSMLWTHPHVRVTTALLDSHVYALHLQPLLPLLEAHPELNHITEQLVPFVVKCGWQKRLSHKAEWTTDAPSAEGPCSATDAVVDTTHGTPFHPHCEMMLAHMRPEPRRPCAPQHVLEADKLRSADDAFMARANTVPTYLDCSRYLLRLASTSMPLPAPFPLPAMLGCGVVPFEAPKSDDGPIHPRAQLSNDCLIGSHTRIDERATLKHSIVGRQCTIGKGARILRSVIMDGVRIGDNAKVENCILGSHADIGERAQLRETDVGPHYVMAPNTESKNEKLVAEEEEHLDEPVSDSM, from the coding sequence ATGGTGCtgccgacgccgtcgctgcatgcgcagcgcttCCAGCCGGTGATATTCAGTGATGAGGGGACGAATTTGTACCCGCTGTGCGACTCGATGGATGAGACGATGCCGAAGGCGCTTGTGCCTGTGATGAATCGGCCGATGATCGCGTTTCCTCTCCAGTGGCTCGTGTCGGCTGGCTTCCGTACGTGTCTCCTGGTGGCGCctgtcgcgcagcatgccgcgttctacgatgcgctgcgctcgctgtaCCTTGTGCCATCGAGCTCAGATcgcgaggccgagcaggccgagcaggccgcgACGCAGGTGGCTCtgggctcgtcgtccgcgaGCAATGTGTCGGTGACGTTCGGCAGCTCGACGTCCAGCGTCCTCTCCGGCACGGGCGCCTTGGTAGATCCGCAGCCGAGCATGCCCGTGATGCACGTGGAACTCGTGCCGTACGGCCCCAAGCCAGGTGAGCTGGTCcgcagcgtgcgtgagCCGTCCAAGAGTgtgtcgcgcacgcggTGGGGCACCGCTCAGCTGCTGTACTGGCTagcagcgacgcggcaGCTGACGCAGGACCcgctcgtcgtgccggTGGATCTCATGGCCGTGCACATGCCGCTCTCCAACTTCTTGATGGCGCACctgggcgccgtgccggaTGTGCCGACCGTGTCGTGCCTCTTGTacgagcgcagcgcaagcGAAGGCGCTGGCAAGGAACGCGAGCGCGATGGGCCCGCGAACCTGTTCGTGGCCTACGATCGCCGCCCACTGCGCTCGCACGAGGGCATTCGGTCCCAGAGGCACGGCGCCAAGGACACGCTGCATATCCACGAGCCCCTGTTCCTGATGGACTCGGACGACGTGTACGACAAGAACGCATCCGACTTGGAGCTCCGCATGAGCATGCTCTGGACGCACCCGCACGTCCGCGTAACGACCGCCCTCCTCGACTCGCACGTATACGCATTGCATCTCCAGCCGCTGCTCCCGCTCCTGGAAGCGCATCCCGAACTGAACCATATCAccgagcagctcgtgcCGTTTGTCGTCAAGTGCGGCTGGCAAAAGCGGCTGAGTCACAAGGCCGAGTGGACGACGGACGCGCCTTCGGCAGAGGGCCCATGCTCGGCCACcgacgctgtcgtcgacacgacgcacggcacgccCTTCCACCCCCACTGCGAAATGATGCTGGCTCACATGCGTCCCGAGCCACGCCGGCcatgtgcgccgcagcatgtgctcgaggccGACAAGCTCCGCTCCGCCGACGATGCATtcatggcgcgcgccaaCACGGTGCCTACGTACCTCGACTGCAGTCGCTATCTGCTTCGCCtcgccagcacatcgatgccgctgccggcgccgtTCCCCCTGCCGGCCATGCTCGGCTGCGGCGTTGTGCCGTTCGAGGCACCCAAAAGCGACGACGGCCCGATTCATCCACGCGCACAGCTCTCGAACGACTGCCTGATCGGCAGCCACACacgcatcgacgagcgcgctACGCTCAAGCACTCGATTGTCGGGCGGCAGTGCACCATCGGCAAGGGTGCACGCATTTTGCGCTCGGTCATCATGGACGGCGTCCGCATCGGCGACAATGCCAAGGTGGAAAACTGCATTCTCGGCTCGCACGCCGATATcggcgagcgtgcgcagctgcggGAGACGGATGTCGGCCCTCACTACGTCATGGCGCCCAACACCGAGTCGAAAAACGAAAAGCTCGTCGCAGAAGAGGAGGAGCATCTGGATGAGCCCGTGTCTGATAGCATGTAG
- a CDS encoding regulator of nonsense transcripts 2, with translation MDQPQLVAPSHGQVVDEAKTAAPSRDAADLAKSAEREKWRASLREANQHVWLHGPHGSGDNLDASLKRNSAFIKRLKQTNLADAKDALVKEVQLLSLTKYLDELIPSIPEILWKATTLKDRYAVIEILCALHARFGGSEFTEPLLKVMEQEIVPPPPKSQDASNEQAQKEAALVARQRSLLRGVTEMVLVGLVGPMTLSEGVCAPGLNWLYEQLRKMLSQDRDLVYTSVAQAILRSYGSLLLVPMETHEAGQPGVPMGKLAEDAVISEAQSLKFRKLFEAYYAMLARRAQREHEQLQEQEQRNSDAYIRSGVVFDDRQSAFERRVSDVHTMIEAMHAMAASLQVELPELRESDKDPSAPRFGVNLEATSTLAEMSAKMEQEYASGKSPWEDEEMRKFYKDLCPLDELLPASVLEAAAASSDETDARVQQSLQHSLDRLPTMCNQGTVDDVAIELGFQLKSMSARRLSAALLHVPKHRWDMLPYYARLIATLQPYRPGLAEAVVEHLNQKLRQQQSFRKPDRQLQSHLIIYLGELTKFGLVPEHIVFHLYKVLLDDFSPTSIEMLALSIETCGRYLHRMPATAARMQHVLDLLRRKRLAHNLSEQHTLLLDNAYYKCVPPDRPIVTYREPSAMEQFITHVFTHMLGHGSFDRTQALVKMLNWSDESIRAHIFTLFTSPWLLTHDTLPLLARLLSRIQQCHEAFVCEVLDTLSEDIEADLLHLDFAGHQRRLARVRYLGECHACFLVKPDAMLQQLYRLCVPQPQRKDAPNDYTRVRMACTLLPYFGKAFQKPPYKQRLDHVCAVLQHYILSKDEPPVEVAYLLQDSFSHLGVSRDGRVNHKRLAKRLREAQPYLVKLDLGKRMAGKRPAHRGDGDNDDDNDDDHDDEEDDDDDDDDPERQAAQQAALDERAEADVEQELAMLMADTGGPSAAPSGMALEQTRSMLARAHVPRRRLEANDQHMVFSLVSRKQTQDIHVPTDASISMHARQQQAEAEAERQQLKAYVLAYREREES, from the coding sequence ATGGACCAACCACAGCTGGTGGCGCCCAGCCACGGTCAAGTTGTAGACGAAGCCAAGACAGCTGCACCTTCACGGGATGCAGCTGATCTTGCCAAAAGTGCCGAGCGCGAAAAGTGGCGCGCTTCCTTGCGCGAGGCCAACCAGCATGTGTGGCTCCATGGTCCGCATGGATCTGGCGACAATCTCGACGCATCGCTCAAGCGCAACTCGGCCTTCATTAAGCGGCTGAAGCAGACCAACTTGGCAGATGCCAAAGATGCGCTTGTCAAGGAAGTGCAACTACTGAGTCTGACCAAATACTTGGACGAGCTTATACCCAGCATACCTGAGATTTTATGGAaggcgacgacgctcaAAGACAGATATGCAGTCATTGAGATTCTGTGTGCTTTGCATGCCCGATTTGGTGGCTCTGAGTTTACTGAGCCGCTGCTCAAGGTGATGGAGCAGGAAATCGTGCCGCCACCACCTAAAAGTCAGGATGCCTCGAACGAGCAGGCGCAAAAAGAGGCTGCACTagtcgcgcggcagcgatcGTTGCTTCGTGGCGTCACTGAAATGGTGCTCGTAGGCCTCGTTGGCCCCATGACGCTATCGGAAGGTGTGTGCGCTCCAGGTCTGAACTGGTTAtatgagcagctgcgtAAAATGCTGTCCCAAGACCGCGATCTTGTATATACGTCCGTGGCCCAGGCGATATTACGCTCTTATGGCTCCCTGCTGCTTGTTCCTATGGAGACGCACGAAGCCGGCCAGCCAGGTGTGCCGATGGGCAAGCTGGCTGAGGACGCTGTGATATCCGAGGCTCAGAGCCTCAAGTTCCGCAAGCTCTTCGAGGCATATTATGCGATGTTGGCACGTCGTGCTCAGCGGGAACACGAACAACTTCAAGAGCAAGAGCAGCGCAATAGCGATGCCTATATCCGGTCAGGCGTGGTGTTTGATGATCGTCAGTCGGCCTTTGAGCGCCGTGTGAGTGATGTGCATACCATGATCgaagccatgcatgcgatggctgcgtcgctgcaaGTCGAGCTTcccgagctgcgcgaatCGGACAAGGATCCGTCTGCGCCGCGTTTTGGAGTAAACCTTGAAGCGACATCCACACTGGCGGAGATGTCGGCCAAGATGGAGCAGGAGTACGCCTCTGGCAAGAGTCCGTGGGAGGACGAGGAGATGCGCAAGTTTTACAAAGATCTGTGCCCTTTGGACGAGTTGCTTCCCGCCTCGGTGTTGGAGGCGgctgccgcgtcgtcggaTGAGACCGATGCGCGGGTGCAGCAGTCCCTCCAGCACTCGCTAGATCGTCTGCCGACGATGTGCAATCAGGGCACCGTCGATGACGTGGCCATCGAACTTGGATTCCAGCTCAAGTCGATGTCGGCTCGCCGCCTGAGTGCCGCACTCCTGCATGTGCCGAAGCACCGCTGGGATATGTTACCGTACTATGCGAGGCTgatcgcgacgctgcagccgTACCGGCCAGGCTTGGCGGAGGCGGTGGTCGAGCATCTGAACCAAAAGTTGCGGCAGCAGCAATCGTTTCGCAAACCGGATCGGCAGCTGCAGAGCCATCTCATCATCTACCTAGGCGAGCTCACCAAGTTTGGCCTTGTGCCTGAGCACATTGTGTTTCACTTGTACAAGGTCCTGCTGGACGACTTTTCACCGACGTCCATTGAGATGCTGGCCCTGTCCATCGAGACATGCGGTCGTTACTTGCACCGCATGCCTGCCACAGCAGCCcgcatgcagcatgtgcTGGACTTGCTGCGCCGTAAGCGCTTGGCACACAACTTGTCCGagcagcacacgctcctgctcgacaaTGCCTACTACAAGTGTGTGCCACCTGATCGGCCGATCGTGACGTACCGCGAGCCGTCGGCTATGGAGCAGTTTATCACGCATGTGTTCACGCACATGCTGGGCCACGGCTCGTTTGACAGgacgcaggcgcttgtCAAGATGCTGAACTGGAGTGACGAGTCGATTCGTGCCCACATCTTTACGCTCTTTACGTCGCCATGGCTCCTGACGCACGACACACTGCCACTGCTGGCGCGCTTGCTGAGTCGGATCCAGCAGTGCCACGAGGCCTTTGTCTGTGAAGTGCTCGACACACTCAGCGAGGATATCGAGGCGGATCTCTTGCACCTTGACTTTGCGGGGCATCAGCGCCGCCTGGCTCGTGTGCGGTACCTCGGTGAATGTCACGCCTGCTTCCTAGTGAAACCGGATgcgatgctgcagcagctgtaCCGTTTGTGCGTGCCACAACCGCAGCGCAAGGATGCACCCAACGACTATACGCGCGTGCGAATGGCCTGCACACTTTTGCCTTACTTTGGGAAGGCATTCCAAAAGCCGCCGTACAAGCAGCGCTTGGATCACGTCTGTGCGGTCCTGCAGCACTACATTTTATCGAAAGATGAGCCCCCGGTAGAGGTCGCGTACCTGCTTCAGGATTCGTTTTCGCACCTGGGTGTGAGCCGCGATGGCCGCGTGAATCACAAGCGTCTGGCCAAGCGGCTACGCGAAGCGCAGCCGTACCTTGTCAAGCTCGACCTTGGAAAGCGTATGGCAGGCAAGCGACCGGCCCACAGAGGCGATGGCGacaacgacgacgacaacgacgacgaccacgacgatgaggaggatgacgacgacgacgacgatgaccCCGAGCGCCAAGCAGCGCAGCaagcggcgctcgacgagcgtgccgaggccGACGTGGAGCAGGAGCTCGCGATGCTCATGGCCGATACGGGTGGGccaagcgcggcgccgtcgggCATGGCTCTCGAGCAGACGCGGTCGATGCTAGCGAgggcgcatgtgccgcgtcGGCGTCTTGAGGCGAACGACCAGCACATGGTCTTTTCGCTCGTGTCGCGGAAGCAGACGCAAGACATTCATGTCCCCACGGATGCATCCATatcgatgcatgcgcggcagcagcaggcggaggcggaggcggagcggcagcagctcaaggcgTACGTGTTGGCCTACCGCGAGCGGGAAGAGTCGTAG
- a CDS encoding heterogeneous nuclear rnp K-like protein produces the protein MYTSAPALSSLASPANVSQSPSLYTQPPAPGPIVMRALIITSDASVIIGKQGRHINEIRELSGARLNISESIPSNPERILTVSGALDAVSKAFGLLVRRINDEPFDQPSLPGARAASFRFIIPNSHMGAIIGRQGSKIKEIQEASGARLHAGETMLPGSTERILNITGVADALHIAVYYVGATLLEHPDRGANNLPYRPAAMNRALGTSLMGSPIGTASPNSSMLSAGGSPKVLGSVLTPGFQTQQIFIPNDLVGCIIGKGGQKINEIRQLSASHIKIMERNAGIAAGGSGTERLVTITGPPPNIQMAVTLLYQRLEQEKMRLAQNTPIL, from the coding sequence ATGTACACGTCCGCACCCGCTTTGTCCAGCCTGGCAAGTCCTGCCAATGTGTCTCAGTCTCCTTCGCTGTATACCCAGCCACCAGCACCAGGCCCTATCGTGATGCGCGCATTGATTATCACCAGTGACGCTAGTGTCATTATTGGAAAACAGGGACGTCACATCAATGAAATTCGCGAGCTaagcggcgcacgcctCAATATTAGCGAAAGCATTCCGTCGAATCCAGAGCGCATTCTGACTGTATCGGGTGCTTTGGATGCAGTTAGCAAAGCCTTTGGCTTGCTGGTGCGCCGCATCAATGACGAGCCATTCGACCAGCCGTCCCTGCCTGGTGCCCGTGCTGCCTCGTTCCGCTTCATTATTCCCAACTCGCATATGGGAGCGATTATCGGTCGCCAGGGCAGCAAAATCAAGGAAATCCAGGAAGCCAGCGGTGCTCGTTTGCATGCGGGCGAGACTATGTTGCCCGGCTCCACCGAGCGGATCTTGAATATCACAGGTGTGGCGGATGCCCTTCACATCGCCGTATACTATGTCGGAGCGACTTTGCTCGAGCATCCTGACCGCGGCGCCAATAATCTCCCTTACCGCCCAGCTGCTATGAATCGAGCTTTGGGTACCTCGCTCATGGGCTCTCCTATTGGCACGGCATCGCCGAATTCTAGTATGCTGAGCGCGGGTGGTAGCCCTAAAGTGCTCGGCTCGGTGCTGACCCCTGGTTTCCAGACGCAGCAAATCTTTATCCCAAATGATCTAGTTGGCTGTATCATTGGCAAGGGTGGCCAGAAAATCAATGAGATTCGTCAACTAAGCGCTAGTCATATCAAAATCATGGAACGCAATGCTGGCATCGCTGCAGGCGGCAGTGGCACGGAGCGCCTTGTCACGATCACGGGTCCCCCACCCAATATCCAGATGGCCGTGACGCTGTTGTaccagcgcctcgagcaaGAAAAGATGCGCCTTGCTCAAAACACGCCTATCCTATAA
- a CDS encoding small plasma membrane protein, with translation MPITGSDTIKLIAAIFVPPLGVFLERGCHSDFWINVLLTCLGYIPGIIHASFVIAKY, from the exons ATGCCTATTAC TGGATCGGACACGATTAAGCTGATTGCTGCCATCTTTGTGCCACCCCTTGGTGTGTTTTTGGAGCGTGGCTGCCACTCGGACTTTTGGA TTAATGTCCTTCTGACTTGTCTTGGTTACATTCCG GGTATTATCCACGCT AGCTTTGTCAT TGCGAAATATTGA
- a CDS encoding diacylglycerol acyltransferase family — protein MPSARSIPSSPVNFSFRNLELSPNVSTASTPTIADGSMLEKQMLSAHAVAQMQDPVKIWMDRAMMDSKRVLYLNMGSIFFYNREDYDNIVASLEMLHEQVPDILVLWKIGNHPQSVQPIPTLEECNLPSYIRREHWIADVETVLSHPALAAFMHHGGGNSYNEALAHGVPQFCISQWVDTHDIGLYIQHSGVGLWAEKSPKFDPSDMVPKLVRLLKDDYKRFRHSALSWKLKCIQAGGTIGTVDIIENLLKSYDFPDNNSKARIPDAI, from the coding sequence ATGCCCAGTGCCCGCTCGATCCCGTCAAGCCCGGTCAACTTCTCGTTCCGCAACCTTGAATTGTCGCCTAATGTGTCCACAGCATCTACACCTACGATTGCTGATGGAAGTATGCTTGAAAAGCAAATGTTGTCTGCTCATGCTGTGGCGCAGATGCAAGATCCTGTCAAGATCTGGATGGACCGTGCTATGATGGACTCCAAGCGTGTCTTGTACTTGAATATGGGCAGTATCTTCTTCTACAACAGAGAGGACTATGACAACATTGTTGCCTCGCTTGAGATGCTTCACGAGCAAGTACCGGATATTCTTGTCCTTTGGAAAATCGGCAACCATCCCCAGAGTGTGCAGCCCATTCCCACGTTGGAGGAATGCAACCTGCCCTCCTATATTCGTCGCGAGCACTGGATTGCGGACGTTGAAACTGTTCTTTCGCATCCGGCTCTGGCCGCTTTTATGCACCATGGTGGAGGTAACTCGTACAACGAAGCCTTGGCTCATGGCGTGCCGCAATTCTGTATTTCACAGTGGGTGGATACGCACGACATTGGATTGTACATTCAGCATTCAGGTGTGGGCCTCTGGGCAGAAAAGTCGCCCAAGTTTGACCCATCGGATATGGTTCCGAAGCTGGTGCGTCTGCTGAAGGACGACTACAAGCGGTTCCGACACTCAGCATTGTCTTGGAAGCTAAAGTGCATCCAGGCTGGTGGCACCATTGGCACCGTTGATATTATTGAAAATTTGCTCAAGTCGTACGATTTCCCTGATAACAACAGCAAGGCTCGCATACCAGACGCCATTTAG